A part of Solibacillus sp. FSL H8-0538 genomic DNA contains:
- a CDS encoding acyltransferase family protein → MTRDSYYDNAKAILIVLVVFGHTLSGLLHENRLLDSLYMFIYIFHMPAFIFISGYFSKTIRTKNQIKKLIATLVIPYIIFQLLYSYYYIYYLDASIQFNLFDPRWGLWFLISLFYWKLMLRPFATSKWMIAIAILISLTAGYIAEINEYFSLSRTLYFFVYFVAGYHMNMRLIKDAPTYYKNVACGILVILFVVVYFYGDLSWKEWFLGRLPYEEISHYWFDQLSLNRLFVYGISAIAMLAFLMLIPQKQTWYTYVGQRTMGIYIFHLGIIQGFRKTSLYEWLTTNDYYLLVILFVILIIWSLSFRIFTEALTSFSYSKNLFLQNSFYFLFRKQKKNSPPPVE, encoded by the coding sequence ATGACAAGAGATTCATATTATGATAACGCTAAAGCAATACTGATTGTTTTAGTTGTTTTCGGACATACACTTTCAGGACTACTACATGAAAACAGGCTACTCGATAGCCTATATATGTTTATTTATATTTTTCATATGCCTGCTTTTATTTTTATTTCAGGGTATTTTTCTAAAACAATTCGAACGAAAAACCAAATTAAAAAACTAATAGCTACATTGGTTATTCCTTATATTATTTTCCAGCTTCTTTATTCGTATTATTATATATATTATTTAGATGCATCCATTCAATTTAATCTATTCGATCCTAGATGGGGACTTTGGTTTTTAATTAGTTTATTTTATTGGAAGCTCATGCTACGCCCCTTTGCAACATCTAAATGGATGATTGCCATAGCAATTTTAATTTCACTTACAGCTGGCTACATTGCTGAAATTAATGAATATTTTTCGTTATCAAGAACACTTTACTTTTTTGTATATTTCGTTGCTGGCTATCATATGAATATGCGCTTGATTAAAGACGCCCCTACTTACTACAAGAATGTTGCTTGCGGAATACTCGTCATTCTATTTGTAGTTGTTTATTTTTACGGTGATTTATCGTGGAAAGAATGGTTTTTAGGGAGGCTACCCTATGAGGAAATATCCCATTATTGGTTCGATCAACTCTCACTTAATCGCCTGTTCGTATATGGTATAAGCGCTATCGCAATGTTGGCGTTTCTTATGCTCATACCACAAAAACAGACATGGTATACCTATGTAGGGCAACGAACGATGGGCATTTATATTTTTCATCTAGGCATAATCCAAGGCTTCCGAAAAACTTCACTTTATGAGTGGCTTACTACAAACGATTATTATTTGTTAGTAATATTATTTGTAATACTTATTATTTGGAGCTTATCTTTTAGAATCTTTACAGAAGCGTTAACTAGTTTTAGCTATTCAAAAAACCTCTTCCTACAAAATAGTTTCTACTTTCTATTCAGAAAACAAAAGAAAAACTCTCCGCCACCTGTTGAATAA
- the guaA gene encoding glutamine-hydrolyzing GMP synthase, with translation MVSTPLLKEQEKIVVLDFGSQFNQLITRRIREFGVFSELHPHTITAEEIKEMNAAGIVFSGGPNSVYDEKAFKVDPAIFDLGLPILGICYGMQLIAHTQGGKVESAETREYGKAEINVTSDNKLFGELPKEQIVWMSHGDHVTEVPAGFEVIATSSSCPIAAMANTERKLYAVQFHPEVRHSVYGNDLLRNFVMDICGAKGDWSMANFIEIEIAKIREQVGDKKVLCALSGGVDSSVVAVLIHKAIGDQLTCMFVDHNLNRKGEVEQVMKTFTEDFDMNLIKIDARERFMSKLAGVSDPEQKRKIIGNEFIYVFDEEASKLEGMDFLAQGTLYTDIIESGTATAQTIKSHHNVGGLPEDMQFKLIEPLKTLFKDEVRALGLELGLDEKIVWRQPFPGPGLGIRVLGEVTEDKLEIVREADFILREEIAKAGLDRDIWQYFTVLPDIRSVGVMGDGRTYDYAIGIRGVTSIDGMTSDWARIPYDVLEKISVRIVNEVKHVNRVLYDITSKPPATIEWE, from the coding sequence ATCGTGTCAACTCCTTTATTAAAAGAGCAAGAAAAAATCGTCGTTCTTGATTTTGGTAGCCAATTTAACCAATTAATCACTCGCCGTATCCGTGAGTTCGGTGTGTTCTCTGAATTACACCCACACACAATTACAGCAGAAGAAATTAAAGAAATGAACGCAGCAGGGATCGTATTCTCTGGTGGCCCGAACTCGGTGTATGATGAAAAAGCATTTAAAGTAGACCCTGCAATTTTTGATTTAGGATTACCGATCTTAGGTATTTGCTACGGAATGCAATTAATTGCTCATACGCAAGGTGGTAAAGTTGAAAGTGCTGAAACGCGTGAATACGGTAAAGCAGAAATCAATGTTACTTCTGACAATAAATTATTTGGCGAGCTTCCAAAAGAACAAATCGTTTGGATGTCTCACGGAGACCATGTAACAGAAGTACCAGCTGGTTTTGAAGTCATTGCAACAAGTTCTTCTTGCCCAATCGCTGCCATGGCAAACACTGAGCGCAAACTTTACGCTGTACAGTTCCACCCAGAAGTGCGTCACTCTGTTTACGGAAATGATCTATTACGCAACTTCGTAATGGATATTTGTGGTGCTAAAGGCGACTGGTCGATGGCAAACTTCATCGAAATCGAAATCGCAAAAATTCGTGAACAAGTTGGCGACAAAAAAGTTCTTTGTGCATTATCAGGCGGCGTAGACTCTTCAGTTGTAGCTGTATTAATCCACAAAGCAATCGGCGACCAATTAACTTGTATGTTCGTAGACCACAACTTAAACCGTAAAGGTGAAGTTGAACAAGTAATGAAAACTTTCACAGAAGACTTCGATATGAACTTAATTAAAATCGATGCACGTGAACGTTTCATGAGTAAACTTGCTGGCGTTTCTGACCCAGAACAAAAACGTAAAATTATCGGTAATGAATTCATTTATGTATTTGATGAAGAAGCGTCAAAATTAGAAGGTATGGATTTCCTTGCACAAGGTACGCTTTATACTGATATCATTGAGTCAGGTACAGCTACTGCTCAAACAATTAAATCTCACCATAACGTAGGTGGACTTCCAGAAGATATGCAGTTCAAGTTAATTGAACCGCTTAAAACATTATTCAAAGATGAAGTACGTGCTTTAGGTCTAGAGCTAGGCTTAGATGAAAAAATCGTATGGCGTCAACCTTTCCCAGGTCCTGGTTTAGGTATTCGTGTACTTGGTGAAGTAACGGAAGATAAATTAGAAATCGTACGTGAAGCGGACTTCATTTTACGTGAAGAAATTGCGAAAGCGGGTCTTGACCGCGACATTTGGCAATACTTCACAGTGCTACCTGACATCCGTTCAGTTGGCGTAATGGGCGATGGCCGTACGTACGACTACGCAATCGGTATCCGTGGTGTAACATCAATCGACGGGATGACTTCTGACTGGGCACGTATTCCTTACGATGTCCTAGAAAAAATCTCTGTACGTATCGTTAACGAAGTAAAACACGTGAACCGCGTACTTTATGACATTACGTCTAAGCCACCAGCAACGATTGAGTGGGAATAG
- a CDS encoding transglutaminase TgpA family protein — protein MKRDLMGNIERIIYYAIIFFILREWLQPIMQLTGTGYFGWFSVFMGLCLIINLVALRAVISWMLKLGYIAWFITYVYSDFSVFSAAGMQFLGQELSGNLAVLLSGEWAKVSDPFRTSLFFILIWMLIYLIHHWVTVRMTIFYFFVLTVFFIATLDTFSDYDGSVAIVKVVLLGLIMTALLFVKRMITATGTAIEWHTYILYVTPVILLVGAASIIAVMLPKAEPQWPDPIPYIKGVTGQAENGIGVNGAISKVGYGNNDSQLGGPFIPDDTVVFQIDTPSKQYWRVETKDFYTSSGWENSADANVDMILQLEDEIPLSLPEGKEVVQRAVITPLLSYGFLLQPYRTTNIGFNREQYPNGELRFNVKTEKLSALSNKQNVSLYEYAVTYSQPQYSYTKLKETTTFGETDARFLQLPESLPPRVAALAEEITGTHTSIYDKARAIESYFRRNGFKYDIKDVPVPAEGQDYVDQFLFETKYGYCDNFSTSMVVMLRSIGIQARWVKGFASGTEVGRNNEGIRTYEITNNDAHSWVEAYIDGVGWMPFEPTVGFTSPAQINYDIETEAPDVGEQLQEEQQLQQEKQKELAEQPKKTSSTQVGSFIISYKWLLLLLVAAATFASIILFTRRQKWLPKMYVQLNRNKPQNVQTFEASYMRLLKQLELCGLHRATGQTLQDYAKQVDAHFETDKMRGLTDAYERMVYAESNEEIDFTKMKESWEYLINRTIG, from the coding sequence GTGAAGCGAGATTTAATGGGGAATATCGAACGAATAATCTACTATGCCATAATATTTTTCATTTTACGTGAATGGCTACAGCCGATTATGCAACTTACGGGAACCGGATATTTTGGATGGTTTTCTGTGTTTATGGGCTTATGTTTAATCATTAATTTAGTTGCGCTTCGTGCGGTCATTTCCTGGATGTTAAAACTAGGTTATATCGCTTGGTTTATAACGTATGTCTATAGTGATTTTTCCGTCTTTTCAGCGGCGGGTATGCAATTTTTAGGACAAGAACTTAGCGGTAATTTAGCGGTGTTATTGAGTGGAGAATGGGCCAAAGTGAGTGATCCGTTTAGGACGAGTTTATTTTTCATTTTAATTTGGATGCTCATTTATTTAATTCATCACTGGGTAACGGTGAGAATGACTATTTTTTATTTCTTCGTGCTAACGGTCTTTTTCATTGCAACGCTAGATACATTCAGTGATTATGACGGCTCTGTGGCGATAGTCAAAGTAGTGCTACTCGGTTTAATTATGACGGCGTTGTTATTTGTGAAGCGAATGATTACAGCAACTGGAACTGCGATTGAATGGCATACGTATATTTTATATGTGACACCGGTCATATTGCTCGTTGGTGCAGCAAGTATCATTGCAGTGATGTTACCAAAAGCAGAGCCTCAATGGCCAGATCCTATTCCGTATATTAAAGGGGTTACCGGACAAGCGGAAAATGGTATCGGTGTGAATGGTGCGATTTCGAAAGTTGGCTATGGAAATAATGATAGCCAGCTCGGTGGGCCTTTTATTCCCGATGATACGGTTGTATTTCAGATTGATACGCCATCAAAACAGTATTGGCGTGTTGAGACAAAGGATTTTTACACATCGAGTGGTTGGGAAAATTCAGCTGACGCGAATGTAGATATGATTTTACAGTTAGAGGATGAAATTCCACTCTCTCTACCTGAGGGAAAAGAAGTTGTACAACGCGCTGTAATCACGCCTCTTTTATCGTATGGGTTTCTTTTGCAACCTTACCGTACGACGAATATTGGTTTTAATAGAGAGCAGTATCCGAACGGTGAACTACGCTTCAATGTAAAAACTGAGAAGCTGAGTGCGTTGTCTAATAAACAAAATGTAAGCTTATATGAATATGCCGTCACGTATAGTCAGCCGCAATATAGCTATACGAAGCTCAAGGAGACGACAACATTTGGTGAGACGGATGCGCGTTTTCTTCAGCTACCAGAAAGTCTTCCGCCGCGTGTTGCTGCGCTTGCCGAAGAGATTACCGGAACCCATACAAGTATTTATGATAAAGCACGCGCGATTGAATCGTATTTTAGACGAAATGGTTTTAAATATGACATAAAGGATGTTCCGGTACCAGCAGAAGGGCAGGATTATGTCGACCAGTTTTTATTTGAAACGAAATATGGCTACTGTGATAATTTTTCAACATCTATGGTCGTCATGCTGCGTTCGATTGGGATTCAGGCGCGTTGGGTAAAAGGGTTTGCAAGCGGTACAGAGGTTGGACGTAATAATGAAGGAATTCGAACATATGAAATTACAAATAATGATGCTCATTCTTGGGTAGAGGCTTATATCGATGGGGTTGGTTGGATGCCATTTGAACCGACAGTGGGCTTTACAAGTCCGGCACAAATCAATTACGACATTGAAACCGAAGCGCCAGATGTAGGTGAACAACTGCAAGAAGAGCAACAATTACAACAAGAAAAACAAAAAGAACTAGCGGAGCAACCAAAAAAGACGTCTTCAACTCAAGTTGGTAGCTTTATCATTTCTTATAAATGGCTGCTACTATTGCTCGTTGCTGCGGCTACGTTCGCTTCAATCATCTTATTTACACGTCGTCAAAAATGGTTGCCCAAAATGTATGTGCAGTTGAATCGCAATAAACCGCAAAATGTGCAAACATTTGAAGCTTCGTATATGCGTTTATTGAAGCAACTAGAGTTGTGCGGGCTACATCGTGCAACAGGACAAACGTTACAAGACTACGCAAAACAGGTAGATGCTCATTTTGAAACAGATAAAATGAGGGGCTTAACCGATGCCTACGAGAGAATGGTCTATGCGGAAAGTAATGAAGAAATTGATTTCACGAAAATGAAAGAAAGTTGGGAATATTTAATCAATCGCACTATCGGTTGA
- a CDS encoding DUF58 domain-containing protein produces MKAFVNFLQTSRRLVTVVALLVVTFCFAMFQGGFVSWFVFFTVTPFLLYSLLLAFVPLRISEIRRDIAPSKVERGDKVEITVTFRNDSWFPFVYLTVYELPMDEKFYQYAEGYSSRLFLVGFRKQFQWTYDLHDLQRGEHCFRGLEFVFADFFGWTIRKKVIERRQAFIVYPKTTAMKSASVRMQYDQGALASLYSIVKDTSMATGVRDYQPGDRFSWIHWKSFAKNGSLRTKEFEDRQSQSLFICMDRSEQPDFEQTVDLTASMLKAIVKQRGDVSFLSAGEYRFFYPNIRTESQLEKVMQHLAVVECDTVHSIETIIQPEQKMISRSVLIIVTSELKESLSMLLMNGSKYTRAIICFVIVSGEALLQHQEIRAYAGNNKVVYVTKEMFHQAFSEVNKP; encoded by the coding sequence ATGAAAGCGTTTGTAAACTTTTTGCAAACTAGCAGGCGTCTAGTAACGGTTGTAGCGCTGCTTGTTGTGACGTTTTGTTTTGCGATGTTTCAAGGAGGCTTCGTTAGTTGGTTTGTGTTTTTCACTGTAACCCCATTTTTACTATACTCACTCTTACTTGCCTTTGTACCGTTACGCATTTCTGAAATTCGCCGTGACATCGCGCCGTCGAAGGTAGAGCGAGGGGACAAGGTAGAAATTACTGTGACCTTTCGTAATGATAGTTGGTTTCCTTTTGTCTATTTAACGGTGTATGAGCTACCGATGGATGAGAAGTTTTACCAATATGCAGAAGGGTATTCGAGCCGATTATTTTTAGTAGGTTTTCGAAAGCAATTTCAATGGACGTATGACTTGCATGATTTGCAGCGCGGAGAACATTGTTTTCGAGGATTAGAATTTGTTTTTGCTGACTTTTTTGGGTGGACGATTCGCAAGAAAGTTATCGAGCGACGACAAGCTTTTATCGTCTATCCGAAAACGACTGCGATGAAATCCGCTTCCGTACGTATGCAATATGATCAAGGTGCCCTTGCTTCCCTGTATTCCATTGTGAAGGATACATCGATGGCAACGGGTGTACGGGACTATCAGCCGGGGGACCGCTTTTCCTGGATTCACTGGAAGTCATTCGCGAAAAACGGCTCGTTACGGACGAAAGAGTTTGAGGATCGCCAGTCGCAAAGTTTATTTATTTGTATGGACCGTTCTGAACAACCTGATTTTGAGCAAACGGTTGATTTAACCGCGTCGATGCTGAAGGCCATTGTGAAGCAACGAGGCGATGTTTCTTTTTTATCGGCTGGGGAATACCGGTTCTTTTATCCGAATATCCGTACCGAAAGTCAGTTGGAAAAAGTAATGCAACATTTAGCTGTTGTAGAATGTGACACGGTACATAGTATAGAGACAATTATTCAACCAGAGCAAAAAATGATTAGCCGTTCTGTGTTAATTATTGTTACGAGCGAGCTAAAGGAGAGCTTGTCCATGTTACTAATGAACGGCTCGAAATATACACGGGCCATAATATGCTTTGTCATTGTTAGTGGTGAAGCTCTTTTACAGCACCAAGAGATTCGCGCCTATGCGGGGAATAATAAAGTAGTGTATGTCACAAAAGAAATGTTTCATCAAGCTTTTTCGGAGGTGAATAAGCCGTGA
- a CDS encoding AAA family ATPase, translating into MKNEIELILENIEKVMIGKREIAELSVVALLAGGHVLLEDVPGVGKTMMVRALAKSLGAKFKRIQFTPDLLPSDVVGVSIYNPKTLQFEFRPGPIIGNIVLADEINRTSPKTQSALLEGMEEASVTIDGETIAIPKPFFVMATQNPIEYEGTYPLPEAQLDRFLLKIKMGYPSLQEEVEVLRRAEKSEPIQNISSVISTEQLLELQQIVKSVYVEDNVKAYIVELARATREHVKVYLGVSPRASIALMKASQAYALMRGRDFVKPDDVQYLAPFVFSHRLIIQPEARYEGVTEEQIIKSIVRNIDVPVKRFAEQ; encoded by the coding sequence ATGAAAAATGAAATTGAACTAATACTAGAAAATATAGAAAAAGTAATGATTGGAAAACGTGAAATCGCAGAGCTTAGTGTCGTCGCTCTACTTGCTGGAGGACATGTACTACTAGAAGATGTGCCAGGAGTAGGGAAAACGATGATGGTACGTGCGCTCGCAAAATCGCTCGGTGCTAAATTTAAACGCATCCAGTTTACGCCGGATTTATTGCCATCAGATGTTGTTGGGGTATCGATATACAATCCGAAAACGTTGCAATTCGAGTTCCGCCCTGGCCCAATTATCGGTAACATTGTATTAGCAGATGAAATAAACCGTACATCCCCGAAAACACAGTCTGCCTTACTGGAAGGGATGGAAGAAGCCTCAGTCACAATTGACGGGGAGACAATTGCTATACCGAAGCCGTTTTTTGTTATGGCCACACAAAATCCAATTGAATATGAAGGAACATACCCGCTACCAGAAGCGCAGTTGGATCGTTTTTTACTAAAAATAAAAATGGGTTATCCATCCTTACAAGAGGAAGTCGAAGTACTGCGTCGAGCCGAAAAGTCCGAGCCGATTCAAAACATTTCCTCTGTCATCTCCACCGAGCAACTACTTGAATTACAACAAATAGTAAAGTCTGTTTATGTAGAAGATAATGTGAAAGCGTATATTGTGGAGCTTGCGCGTGCAACAAGGGAGCATGTGAAAGTGTATTTAGGTGTTAGTCCTCGTGCATCAATTGCGCTAATGAAGGCATCGCAAGCATATGCACTCATGCGTGGTCGAGACTTTGTGAAGCCGGATGATGTGCAATATTTAGCGCCATTTGTATTTAGTCACCGATTAATTATACAGCCCGAAGCTCGTTATGAAGGGGTAACAGAAGAGCAAATAATTAAAAGTATTGTACGCAATATAGACGTTCCCGTGAAAAGGTTTGCGGAGCAATGA
- the nadE gene encoding ammonia-dependent NAD(+) synthetase, with product MSELQHRIIEELRVLPEINVEQEIRKSIDFLKDYAKKHSFLKGFVLGISGGQDSTLTGKLTQLAVDELNAEAGERKYSFWAVRLPYGVQADEQDCQDALDYIQPTNIYTVNIKAAVDASVQALADAGVELSDFAKGNEKARERMKVQFSIAAMNGAVVLGTDHAAEAITGFYTKFGDGGADLMPIFRLNKRQGKQVLSHLNCPDHLYLKVPTADLEENRPSLPDETALGVTYDQIDDYLEGKELPGEARKTLEGHYLRSQHKRHLPITIFDNYWK from the coding sequence ATGAGCGAGTTACAGCATCGTATAATAGAGGAGCTTCGTGTTCTGCCGGAAATCAACGTAGAACAAGAAATTCGTAAGTCGATAGATTTTCTCAAAGATTATGCAAAAAAACATAGCTTCTTAAAAGGATTTGTTTTAGGCATTAGCGGTGGACAAGACTCTACTTTAACGGGAAAGCTAACGCAGCTTGCGGTCGATGAATTGAATGCGGAAGCGGGCGAGCGGAAATATTCATTCTGGGCTGTGCGTCTTCCATATGGTGTACAGGCAGATGAGCAGGACTGCCAGGATGCGCTAGACTATATTCAACCGACAAACATTTATACAGTGAATATAAAAGCTGCGGTCGATGCAAGTGTACAAGCATTGGCGGACGCAGGTGTCGAGTTAAGTGATTTTGCAAAGGGCAATGAAAAAGCACGCGAACGTATGAAGGTGCAGTTTTCAATTGCGGCAATGAATGGTGCAGTTGTACTTGGTACGGATCATGCGGCAGAAGCGATAACAGGTTTCTACACGAAGTTCGGTGATGGCGGCGCAGACTTAATGCCGATTTTTCGCTTAAACAAACGTCAAGGGAAGCAAGTTTTGTCCCACCTAAATTGTCCAGACCATCTCTATTTAAAAGTGCCTACTGCTGATTTAGAGGAAAATCGCCCGTCTTTACCGGATGAAACGGCTTTAGGTGTCACATATGATCAAATTGATGATTACTTAGAAGGTAAGGAATTGCCAGGAGAGGCGCGTAAAACATTAGAAGGGCATTACTTACGCTCGCAACATAAACGTCATTTGCCAATCACTATTTTTGATAATTATTGGAAGTGA
- a CDS encoding nicotinate phosphoribosyltransferase, which produces MKSKYEDDSLTLHTDLYQINMAESYWADGIHNRKAVFELYFRRLPFGNGYAVFAGLERILDYLQNFRFSESDISYLREELGYKEDFIDYLKDIQFTGTMYSMVEGELVFANEPIIRIEAPLVEAQLIETALLNIVNYQTLIATKASRIKQIINNEIGMEFGTRRAQEMDAAIWGARAAIIGGFESTSNVRAGKKFNIPVSGTHAHALVQAYKNDYDAFHSYAKRHRDCVFLVDTYNTLKSGVPTAIQVAKELGDKINFVGIRLDSGDVAFLSKEARRMLDEAGFPNAKIIVSNDLDEYTILNLKAQGARVDAWGIGTKLITAYDQPALGAVYKMVSIENANGEMKDTIKISANAEKVTTPGLKKVYRIIAKTNGKLEGDYITMADEDPTKEQRIKMFHPVHTFVSKFVTDFEAKELHVKVIDNGKVIYDNPPLEQMRQYAHDNLDLLWDEYKRSLNPEEYPVDLSQKCWNNKMRNIQEVRDMIHEIEQR; this is translated from the coding sequence ATGAAATCAAAGTATGAAGACGATAGCTTAACGCTACACACGGACCTTTACCAAATAAATATGGCGGAAAGCTACTGGGCTGACGGCATACATAATCGTAAAGCGGTGTTTGAGCTATATTTTAGAAGACTGCCGTTTGGTAATGGTTATGCAGTTTTTGCTGGCCTAGAGCGTATACTTGATTATTTACAAAACTTCCGCTTTAGCGAATCGGACATCTCTTATTTGCGCGAGGAACTAGGCTATAAAGAGGATTTTATTGATTATTTAAAAGATATTCAGTTTACTGGCACAATGTATTCAATGGTTGAAGGGGAGCTTGTTTTTGCAAACGAGCCGATCATTCGAATTGAGGCACCTTTAGTGGAGGCACAATTAATTGAAACAGCGCTATTAAATATCGTTAATTACCAAACGTTAATCGCAACGAAGGCGAGTCGTATAAAACAAATTATTAATAATGAAATCGGTATGGAGTTTGGTACACGTAGAGCGCAGGAAATGGATGCGGCAATTTGGGGAGCACGCGCAGCAATTATTGGAGGATTTGAATCGACGTCAAATGTTCGTGCTGGGAAGAAATTTAATATCCCTGTATCAGGTACACATGCGCATGCCTTAGTTCAAGCGTACAAAAATGATTATGATGCATTCCATTCGTATGCGAAGCGTCACCGTGATTGCGTATTTTTAGTCGATACATACAACACGTTGAAATCAGGTGTACCCACAGCAATTCAAGTGGCTAAAGAGCTTGGGGACAAAATTAATTTTGTCGGTATTCGCTTAGATAGTGGGGATGTTGCGTTTTTATCTAAAGAAGCGCGTCGTATGCTAGATGAAGCAGGATTCCCGAATGCCAAAATTATCGTATCAAATGATTTAGATGAGTACACGATTTTAAACTTAAAGGCACAAGGAGCGCGAGTTGATGCATGGGGGATTGGTACGAAGCTTATAACAGCCTATGACCAGCCTGCTTTAGGTGCGGTTTATAAAATGGTATCTATTGAAAATGCAAACGGTGAAATGAAAGATACAATAAAAATATCAGCAAATGCGGAAAAGGTAACAACGCCAGGTCTGAAAAAAGTATATCGGATTATTGCGAAAACAAATGGTAAATTAGAGGGCGATTATATTACAATGGCTGACGAAGATCCAACTAAAGAGCAGCGCATTAAAATGTTCCACCCCGTTCATACGTTTGTATCGAAGTTTGTTACGGATTTTGAGGCAAAGGAATTGCACGTAAAAGTTATTGATAACGGGAAAGTCATTTATGATAATCCTCCGCTTGAACAAATGCGTCAGTACGCACATGATAATTTAGATTTATTATGGGATGAGTATAAGCGTTCACTAAATCCAGAGGAATATCCGGTTGATTTAAGCCAAAAATGTTGGAATAATAAAATGCGAAATATCCAAGAAGTGCGTGATATGATACACGAAATCGAACAACGATAA
- a CDS encoding P-II family nitrogen regulator, with translation MKKIEAIIRPEVFAKVREGLAQEGLDGLSISEIAGCGRQEGRTGLFRGNSYSMEFSQKLKLEMVVDNSKVQAILDVLLRDASTGEVGDGKIFIYPVEQAIRIRTKELGSVAID, from the coding sequence ATGAAAAAAATCGAAGCAATTATCCGTCCGGAAGTGTTCGCGAAAGTTCGGGAAGGCTTAGCACAAGAAGGACTCGACGGATTAAGCATTTCTGAAATCGCAGGCTGCGGTAGACAAGAAGGGCGTACTGGTTTATTTCGAGGTAACTCTTACTCGATGGAATTCTCACAAAAGCTAAAGCTTGAAATGGTAGTGGACAATTCAAAAGTGCAGGCAATCCTAGATGTGTTACTACGCGATGCATCAACCGGTGAAGTTGGTGACGGTAAAATTTTTATTTATCCGGTAGAACAAGCAATACGTATTCGCACAAAAGAACTCGGTTCAGTTGCAATCGATTAA
- a CDS encoding ammonium transporter produces MSNEALEMSINLVWVMLGAFFVFFMHAGFAMVEAGFTRSKNAVNILMKNILTISIGGIVYFVAGYAIMFGDTAGGFIGTSGFLLNGVDDIGFFVFQAMFAATCATIISGAVAERTNITAYIAIVGLMTLFVYPVVGHWIWQGDGWITALGFVDFAGSTVVHLTGAVGALVAAAMIGPRIGKYEKGVVNVIPGHSIPLGALGVFILWLGWFGFNGGSTLAADPSFVPGVIANTFLAASAGVIATAFYTKFRYGHIDGSLTLNGALGGLVGITAGAANVSIIGSIVIGLVAGPLLVEGVRFIETKLKVDDPVGAVAVHGINGIWGTLAIGLFDVANGLFYGGGVTQLGVQLIGVAAVIAWTTVTVGVGLSIIKVFVPLRVSREDEIEGLDITEHGAHAYEFQDVFKGVTNKGDTFAQRLTTLGKTASILERQISPQNRAR; encoded by the coding sequence ATGAGTAATGAAGCATTAGAAATGTCGATTAATTTAGTTTGGGTAATGCTTGGTGCATTTTTCGTATTCTTTATGCATGCTGGTTTTGCAATGGTTGAGGCTGGATTTACACGATCTAAAAATGCCGTTAACATATTAATGAAAAACATTTTAACGATTTCAATCGGTGGTATTGTTTACTTCGTAGCTGGATACGCCATAATGTTTGGCGATACAGCTGGGGGATTTATAGGCACATCCGGTTTCCTATTGAATGGTGTAGACGATATCGGGTTCTTCGTATTCCAAGCAATGTTCGCTGCAACATGCGCAACAATTATTTCTGGTGCGGTTGCTGAACGTACAAACATTACAGCATATATAGCAATCGTTGGTTTAATGACATTATTCGTCTACCCCGTAGTTGGTCATTGGATATGGCAAGGTGACGGCTGGATTACAGCTTTAGGCTTTGTTGACTTTGCGGGTTCAACAGTTGTTCACTTAACTGGTGCTGTTGGTGCTTTAGTGGCTGCAGCAATGATTGGTCCACGGATCGGAAAATATGAAAAAGGTGTTGTCAATGTTATTCCCGGCCATTCAATCCCGCTTGGCGCATTAGGTGTATTCATTTTATGGCTTGGCTGGTTTGGCTTCAACGGTGGTTCTACATTAGCAGCAGACCCCTCATTCGTTCCTGGTGTTATCGCAAATACGTTCTTAGCTGCATCAGCTGGTGTTATCGCAACAGCTTTCTATACAAAATTCCGTTATGGTCACATTGACGGATCACTAACACTAAATGGTGCTTTAGGGGGGCTTGTAGGGATTACTGCTGGTGCTGCAAACGTCAGCATTATCGGTTCAATCGTTATCGGCTTAGTCGCAGGTCCATTATTAGTAGAAGGTGTTCGTTTCATTGAGACAAAATTGAAGGTTGATGATCCTGTAGGTGCTGTAGCAGTTCACGGCATTAATGGGATTTGGGGTACGCTCGCTATTGGATTATTCGATGTAGCTAATGGATTATTCTACGGTGGTGGTGTGACTCAACTTGGCGTGCAACTAATTGGTGTCGCAGCAGTAATTGCTTGGACTACTGTCACAGTTGGCGTCGGTTTATCGATTATTAAAGTATTCGTTCCACTTCGCGTATCTCGTGAAGATGAAATCGAAGGTCTTGATATTACAGAGCACGGTGCACATGCCTACGAGTTCCAAGATGTATTCAAAGGCGTTAC